In Arachis hypogaea cultivar Tifrunner chromosome 17, arahy.Tifrunner.gnm2.J5K5, whole genome shotgun sequence, a single window of DNA contains:
- the LOC112765976 gene encoding ubiquitin-fold modifier-conjugating enzyme 1 codes for MEGWDPNTKSTLTKIPLLGTKAGPRDGAAWTQRLKEEYKALIAYTQMNKSNDNDWFRISAANPEGTRWTGKCWYVHNLLKYEFDLQFDIPVTYPSTAPELELPQLDGKTQKMYRGGKICLTVHFKPLWAKNCPRFGIAHALCLGLAPWLAAEVPILVDSGMIKHKDDATTSTES; via the exons atGGAAGGTTGGGACCCGAACACGAAGTCGACGCTGACGAAGATCCCTCTGCTAGGAACAAAGGCGGGGCCACGCGACGGCGCCGCATGGACGCAGAGGCTGAAGGAAGAGTACAAGGCTCTCATCGCATACACTCAGATGAACAAGTCCAACGACAACGACTGGTTCCGGATCTCCGCCGCAAACCCCGAGGGTACACGGTGGACCGGCAAGTGCTGGTACGTCCACAACCTCCTCAAGtacgagttcgacctccaattcGACATTCCCGTCACTTACCCTTCCACCGCCCCCGAGCTCGAGCTTCCTCAATTGGACGGCAAGACACAGAAg aTGTATAGAGGTGGAAAGATTTGCTTGACTGTGCACTTCAAGccactttgggccaaaaactg CCCCAGATTTGGCATAGCTCATGCACTTTGCTTAGGCCTTGCCCCATGGCTTGCAGCAGAGGTTCCCATTCTTGTGGATTCTGGTATGATCAAGCACAAAGACGATGCAACCACATCAACTGAATCTTAG
- the LOC112765975 gene encoding phosphoenolpyruvate carboxykinase (ATP) 1 has protein sequence MAKKEASTENGFSFTRSASSNARNGLARIQTHTNTPEVCHDDSTPPVRAQTIHDLHSLQKKKSSAPSTPITSSSATSPFSTILEEERQRLQLQSISASLASLTRETGPKVVRGDPASKVVTHHHHDHHYITPTFDASDSALKFTHVLYNLSPAELYEQAIKYEKGSFITATGALATLSGAKTGRSPRDKRVVKDESTEHDLWWGKGSPNIEMDEHTFLINRERAVDYLNSLEKVFVNDQFLNWDPEHRIKVRIVSARAYHSLFMHNMCIRPTPEELEEFGTPDFTIYNAGQFPCNRYTHHMTSSTSIDINIARKEMVILGTQYAGEMKKGLFSVMHYLMPKRNILSLHSGCNMGKNGDVALFFGLSGTGKTTLSTDHNRYLIGDDEHCWSENGVSNIEGGCYAKCVDLSREKEPDIWNAIKFGTVVENVVFDEHTREVDFSDKSVTENTRAAYPIEYIPNAKIPCVAPHPKNVILLACDAFGVLPPVSKLSLAQTMYHFISGYTALVAGTEDGIKEPQATFSACFGAAFIMMHPTKYAAMLAEKMQKHGATGWLVNTGWSGGRYGVGNRIKLAYTRKIIDAIHSGSLLNSEYTKTEVFGLEIPTAIEGVPSEILDPVNTWADKKAYQDTLLKLASLFKKNFNGFISYKIGTDQSLTEEILAAGPTL, from the exons ATGGCGAAGAAGGAAGCATCAACAGAGAACGGTTTCAGCTTCACGAGAAGCGCAAGCAGCAATGCCCGTAACGGCCTCGCTAGGATCCAAACCCATACCAACACGCCGGAGGTCTGCCACGACGACAGCACCCCTCCGGTGAGAGCCCAAACCATTCACGACCTTCACTCTCTCCAGAAGAAGAAATCATCTGCCCCCTCCACTCCCATCACTTCTTCTTCAGCCACCTCTCCCTTTTCCACCATTCTTGAAGAGGAACGCCAGCGCCTTCAACTTCAATCCATCAG CGCGTCATTAGCGTCGTTGACTCGGGAGACAGGGCCTAAGGTGGTGAGAGGAGACCCTGCTAGCAAGGTTGTGACTCATCATCACCATGATCATCATTATATTACTCCTACCTTTGATGCTAGTGACAGTGCTCTCAAATTCACCCACGTTCTCTACAATCTCTCTCCTGCTG AGTTGTATGAACAAGCGATTAAGTATGAGAAAGGATCGTTTATTACGGCAACGGGAGCATTAGCCACACTTTCGGGTGCAAAGACTGGACGGTCTCCCAGAGACAAAAGGGTTGTGAAAGATGAGTCCACTGAGCATGATCTTTGGTGGGGCAA GGGCTCACCTAATATTGAAATGGATGAGCACACTTTCTTAATCAACAGAGAAAGAGCAGTTGATTACTTGAATTCCCTTGAAAAG GTTTTTGTGAATGATCAATTTCTGAATTGGGACCCAGAACATAGAATCAAGGTCCGAATTGTATCAGCAAGAGCTTATCATTCCTTGTTTATGCATAATAT GTGCATTCGACCAACTCCTGAAGAGCTAGAGGAATTTGGGACCCCGGATTTCACTATATACAATGCCGGACAGTTCCCTTGTAATCGGTACACGCATCACATGACTTCATCGACCAGCATTGACATCAACATAGCAAGGAAAGAAATGGTCATCCTAGGCACACAATATGCTGGTGAAATGAAGAAAGGTCTTTTTAGTGTTATGCACTACCTCATGCCGAAGCGCAACATTCTCTCGCTTCACTCGGGCTGCAACATGGGAAAAAATGGCGATGTTGCGCTCTTTTTTGGATTATCAG GTACTGGAAAGACAACTCTTTCTACTGATCATAACCGGTATCTAATCGGAGATGATGAGCACTGCTGGAGCGAAAATGGGGTGTCGAATATTGAAGGAGGTTGCTATGCAAAGTGTGTTGATCTTTCAAGGGAAAAGGAGCCAGATATCTGGAATGCTATCAAGTTTGGGACTG TGGTTGAAAATGTTGTTTTCGATGAGCATACTCGGGAAGTAGATTTCTCAGACAAATCCGTAACCG AGAACACTCGTGCAGCTTATCCTATTGAGTACATACCTAATGCTAAGATACCATGTGTTGCTCCACATCCAAAGAATGTTATCCTTCTAGCTTGTGATGCATTTGGGGTTCTCCCACCAGTAAGCAAGTTGAGCTTGGCACAAACAATGTACCATTTCATCAGTGGCTACACGGCACTG GTTGCTGGGACTGAGGATGGTATAAAGGAGCCACAAGCGACCTTCTCTGCTTGTTTTGGGGCAGCATTCATAATGATGCATCCTACCAAATATGCAGCTATGCTAGCCGAGAAGATGCAAAAGCACGGTGCTACCGGATGGCTTGTCAACACCGGCTGGTCAGGAGGAAG ATATGGAGTAGGCAATAGGATAAAGTTAGCATACACAAGGAAAATCATAGATGCCATTCACTCCGGGAGCCTCTTGAATTCAGAGTACACTAAGACTGAGGTATTTGGACTTGAGATCCCAACAGCAATTGAGGGTGTCCCTTCTGAAATATTGGACCCTGTGAACACT TGGGCTGATAAGAAGGCATACCAAGATACTCTTCTGAAATTAGCGAGTCTTTTCAAGAAGAACTTTAACGGATTCATAAGCTACAAGATAGGGACAGATCAGAGTTTGACAGAAGAGATTCTGGCAGCTGGTCCTACTTTGTGA